A window of Methanolobus sediminis contains these coding sequences:
- a CDS encoding GNAT family N-acetyltransferase yields the protein MQIIADDFTLRNWEEKDAEKLASIANNMKIAENLNDGFPHPYSIEDARQFISHSRKDDPTYLHLAIEKESVIIGSIGAYFKENVHRKNVEIGYYLAEEYWGQGIMAKAVRCFTQYLFDNYDIIRVCALPFARNANSRRVLEKQGSDVKPS from the coding sequence ATGCAGATTATCGCAGATGATTTTACTTTAAGGAACTGGGAAGAAAAAGATGCAGAAAAGCTTGCATCTATTGCAAACAACATGAAGATAGCTGAAAATCTGAATGATGGATTTCCTCATCCCTATTCCATTGAAGATGCCAGACAGTTCATCTCGCATTCCAGAAAGGATGATCCCACTTACCTGCACCTTGCAATTGAGAAAGAAAGTGTTATTATAGGTAGCATTGGTGCATATTTCAAGGAGAACGTTCACCGTAAGAACGTAGAAATTGGATATTATCTGGCTGAAGAATACTGGGGACAGGGAATAATGGCAAAGGCTGTCAGGTGCTTTACTCAATACCTCTTTGACAATTACGATATTATCAGAGTCTGTGCACTGCCGTTCGCAAGGAATGCAAACTCAAGAAGAGTACTGGAAAAGCAGGGTTCAGATGTGAAGCCATCCTAA
- a CDS encoding radical SAM protein has product MKPETKAQLISVGSVNMDPSLIHWLTIPTAGPGAGNVAFFFNSEGHRVRLAVKKESPLQAEMEGEELVIRKDGVEIARGSIEEELIHCPDQAFITMCEQCIFDCKFCPVPKLSGKVKSMDQMLKMIAEAHETGRMKAISITSGVEISAEDEVDRAEKLIRRLREKYNVPIGVSVYPTEDSTCRLKFAGATELKYNVETMDRKLHAELCPDQDLEYLLNALREGVKVFGKNKVCSNVIIGLGESDESARKGIEELVSIGVVPILRAAARHPLREGEVIIERPSAERLLDLNRFLKEKLDEYGLRADTFETMCLPCTGCDINPHIDLEE; this is encoded by the coding sequence ATGAAACCAGAAACTAAAGCTCAACTCATCTCTGTGGGTTCTGTAAATATGGACCCCTCACTCATTCACTGGTTAACCATACCTACAGCAGGTCCTGGAGCTGGCAACGTTGCTTTCTTTTTCAATTCAGAAGGACACCGTGTCCGTCTTGCTGTGAAAAAGGAATCTCCTCTTCAGGCCGAAATGGAAGGTGAGGAACTTGTTATCAGAAAAGATGGTGTTGAGATCGCCAGAGGCAGTATTGAAGAAGAGCTTATCCACTGTCCTGATCAGGCGTTCATAACCATGTGCGAGCAATGTATCTTTGACTGTAAGTTCTGTCCGGTTCCCAAACTTAGCGGTAAGGTCAAGAGCATGGATCAGATGCTTAAGATGATAGCCGAAGCTCATGAAACTGGAAGGATGAAAGCTATTTCAATTACTTCCGGTGTGGAAATATCAGCCGAAGATGAAGTTGACAGAGCAGAGAAACTCATCCGCAGGCTCAGGGAAAAATACAACGTTCCAATCGGAGTTTCAGTCTATCCAACTGAAGATTCAACTTGCAGACTAAAATTTGCAGGTGCTACCGAACTCAAATACAATGTTGAGACAATGGACCGTAAACTCCACGCAGAATTATGTCCTGATCAGGACCTTGAATACCTGCTCAATGCTCTCAGAGAGGGCGTGAAGGTATTTGGCAAGAATAAGGTTTGTTCCAATGTCATTATCGGCCTTGGAGAATCTGATGAATCCGCAAGGAAGGGGATTGAGGAACTTGTTTCCATTGGTGTTGTTCCAATCCTCAGGGCAGCAGCCAGACATCCGCTGCGTGAGGGTGAGGTTATAATCGAAAGGCCGTCAGCAGAAAGATTACTTGATCTCAATCGTTTCCTTAAAGAGAAACTGGATGAATATGGTCTGCGTGCGGATACTTTTGAGACAATGTGCCTGCCGTGTACCGGATGTGACATAAATCCTCATATCGATCTTGAGGAATAG
- a CDS encoding 4Fe-4S binding protein has translation MVKTNTNKDLLKEKGFLSQRQEDFFSMRLHAAGGNLTSDYLRAVADAADRYGKGYVHVTSRQGIEIPFVHLDNTEAARNDMDSKDIGPGASGKKIRAVVACQGDRVCKRGLIDCQGICEEIDELYFAEPVPYKFKIAVTGCPASCLKVQENDFGIMGFCEPFFIEENCVMCRACEKACGSSAITIENGILYLNMNKCVSCGSCISACRKDAMQKQVQGFTIFVGGKVGKKPRMGDMLLRTENKDYVFDILEKTLEFYREDALEGERLGDVIDRCGIDKFGEKVK, from the coding sequence ATGGTAAAAACCAACACAAACAAAGACCTGCTCAAGGAGAAAGGCTTTCTTTCCCAGAGGCAGGAAGATTTCTTCTCAATGCGCCTTCATGCTGCGGGTGGAAATCTGACATCTGACTACCTTCGGGCAGTTGCAGATGCAGCGGACCGTTATGGCAAAGGATATGTTCACGTAACCTCACGTCAGGGAATTGAAATTCCGTTTGTCCATCTGGACAATACCGAAGCTGCCAGAAATGACATGGATTCTAAAGACATAGGACCCGGAGCTTCAGGTAAAAAAATACGTGCAGTAGTCGCCTGCCAGGGGGACAGGGTATGCAAACGCGGACTTATTGACTGTCAGGGAATATGTGAAGAAATTGATGAGCTCTATTTTGCAGAACCTGTACCATACAAATTCAAGATTGCGGTAACAGGTTGTCCTGCATCATGCCTCAAAGTCCAGGAAAATGACTTTGGTATCATGGGATTCTGCGAGCCGTTTTTCATTGAAGAGAACTGTGTGATGTGCAGGGCATGCGAGAAAGCATGCGGCTCATCTGCTATCACAATAGAGAATGGTATTCTTTATCTTAATATGAATAAGTGCGTATCCTGTGGTTCATGCATAAGTGCATGCCGCAAGGATGCCATGCAGAAACAGGTACAGGGATTTACAATATTTGTCGGTGGTAAAGTAGGCAAAAAGCCACGCATGGGTGACATGCTGCTAAGAACTGAAAATAAAGATTACGTATTTGATATCCTTGAAAAGACCCTTGAATTCTATCGGGAGGATGCCCTTGAAGGAGAACGATTGGGTGATGTCATAGATCGATGTGGCATTGATAAGTTTGGGGAAAAAGTGAAATAA
- a CDS encoding Coenzyme F420 hydrogenase/dehydrogenase, beta subunit C-terminal domain, which yields MPIDPICKNKVQEDTSYSVNYAGKKYRFCSSECKDKFDIVEKRVIRLKKSIAEQEKISFGKLRKEIIKPGICTLCGACAASCDSIVIKDEQPTLVDKCTACGVCYNQCPRTITTEAGLVGKLRHAYCAKSALPELKGQDGGVVTAMLGYALDAGLIDCAIVTTRSEEEPWKPVPIVAKTYEDILEGSGSIYSHSMTLKALMDAVKEGMRSIAFVGPSCNIDAVTKMQKSPQGFLHHFMRANILKMGLFCMDTFYYEGIKEFVESREMNLADIESMKIRKGKFEFQTQDELRVFPLEEFDQYRSSSCKYCTDMAAENADISFGGVGTPQGWTTVLARSSIGYEIFNEAVDNGYITSRLLEEKEMKNALNLAKMKKIQMYPIHRREKL from the coding sequence ATGCCTATCGATCCAATCTGTAAAAATAAAGTGCAGGAAGACACCTCATATTCTGTGAATTATGCAGGGAAAAAATATCGTTTCTGCTCGTCTGAATGCAAAGATAAATTTGACATTGTTGAAAAAAGAGTCATACGCCTGAAGAAGTCTATCGCTGAACAGGAAAAGATCTCTTTTGGAAAGCTCAGGAAGGAAATTATCAAGCCTGGAATCTGCACTCTTTGCGGAGCCTGCGCTGCTTCCTGTGATTCTATTGTTATTAAGGATGAACAACCCACTCTTGTAGATAAGTGTACAGCGTGTGGTGTTTGTTACAACCAGTGTCCAAGAACGATTACGACTGAAGCCGGACTGGTTGGTAAGTTACGTCATGCTTACTGTGCAAAGTCAGCTCTTCCTGAACTGAAAGGACAGGATGGAGGTGTTGTCACCGCCATGCTTGGCTACGCACTGGATGCAGGACTTATTGACTGTGCCATTGTAACCACCAGGTCAGAGGAAGAGCCATGGAAACCTGTCCCTATCGTTGCAAAGACCTACGAGGATATTCTGGAGGGGTCGGGCAGTATTTACAGTCACAGTATGACCCTGAAAGCTTTGATGGACGCTGTTAAAGAAGGCATGAGAAGCATTGCTTTTGTCGGACCAAGCTGTAATATCGATGCGGTAACCAAGATGCAGAAAAGTCCGCAGGGATTCCTGCACCATTTCATGAGAGCAAATATCCTTAAAATGGGTCTGTTCTGTATGGATACTTTCTACTATGAAGGAATTAAGGAGTTCGTTGAGAGCAGGGAAATGAATCTTGCTGACATCGAATCTATGAAGATCCGCAAGGGTAAATTCGAGTTCCAGACACAGGATGAACTCAGGGTTTTCCCGCTTGAGGAGTTTGACCAGTACAGGAGCAGTTCATGTAAATACTGTACGGATATGGCAGCTGAGAATGCAGACATCTCATTTGGCGGTGTTGGCACACCTCAGGGATGGACCACAGTGCTTGCACGTTCCAGTATTGGATATGAGATATTCAACGAAGCCGTAGACAATGGATATATTACATCACGTTTGCTTGAAGAAAAGGAAATGAAGAATGCCCTCAACCTGGCAAAGATGAAGAAGATCCAGATGTATCCCATCCACCGCAGAGAAAAATTATAA
- a CDS encoding winged helix-turn-helix transcriptional regulator gives MGDLERSPIDLAIKLISKKWTLNIIRDMFCGKKQFNEFLKNNPKLSSKVLSGKLRQLEQDGLIEKVIVSKTPVTIEYHLTSKGRNLNKVLYELSGFAYKECADESTPKCTEHSYELTKELLNIED, from the coding sequence ATGGGAGACCTGGAACGCAGTCCTATAGACCTGGCAATAAAACTAATAAGTAAGAAATGGACGCTCAACATAATCAGGGATATGTTCTGTGGAAAAAAGCAATTTAATGAATTCCTAAAAAACAATCCTAAACTTAGTAGCAAGGTTCTGTCCGGTAAATTGCGTCAATTGGAACAGGACGGGTTAATAGAAAAGGTAATTGTATCCAAGACACCGGTAACAATAGAATATCACCTGACCAGTAAAGGCAGGAACCTTAACAAAGTGCTTTATGAGCTTTCTGGATTTGCATATAAAGAATGTGCTGATGAGTCTACTCCCAAATGTACAGAACATAGCTATGAGTTGACTAAAGAACTGTTGAATATAGAGGATTAA
- the fae gene encoding formaldehyde-activating enzyme: MTKILNSLVGEALVGEGPEVAHIDLVIGRKGSAVETAFMNSLAMPRQGHSPLLAVLEPNVTPKPATLLVNKVTIKNVAQAALMFGPAQASIAKAVMDSVEEGVIPKEEAEDLLLIVSVFIEWDAKDKDKIYEFNYEATKLAIKRAVDGTPTVDEALAKKDIAAHPFA, encoded by the coding sequence ATGACAAAAATACTAAATAGCCTGGTAGGCGAAGCCTTAGTTGGTGAAGGACCGGAAGTTGCTCATATAGACCTTGTGATAGGAAGAAAAGGAAGTGCTGTTGAAACTGCGTTTATGAATTCCCTTGCAATGCCAAGACAGGGACACTCTCCTTTACTTGCCGTACTTGAACCAAATGTCACACCAAAACCCGCAACACTTCTTGTGAACAAAGTAACTATCAAGAATGTGGCACAGGCAGCCCTGATGTTCGGACCTGCACAGGCATCCATTGCAAAAGCTGTTATGGACAGTGTTGAAGAAGGCGTAATTCCAAAAGAAGAAGCTGAAGACCTACTTCTCATTGTCTCTGTGTTCATAGAGTGGGATGCAAAAGACAAGGATAAGATCTATGAGTTCAACTACGAAGCAACAAAACTTGCAATCAAGCGTGCGGTTGACGGAACTCCTACAGTCGACGAAGCACTTGCTAAAAAGGATATTGCAGCACACCCATTTGCATAA
- a CDS encoding nitroreductase family protein, with amino-acid sequence MILITLIIVDQDLCTGCGICTKVCTTRIIELAEKSNLPQVKEANILRCIKCGHCEVFCPSEALILNLRPDEKVTLPAGVGDISTEDIGFYLKKRRSIRHFTKEPVPREKILEILDIARYAASGTNGQPVQWLVVHDPERVRKIAGLTIEWMKSLVNTSHPMSGYVPAFISAWEHGHDVICRDAPHLLFAHIPEENPIAATDAIIALTHFDIAAPAFGVGTCWAGFVAAAATYYEPLQKELGLPSGRKSAYAILFGHPMYKVHGIPRRKPLEVMWQ; translated from the coding sequence TTGATACTCATTACTCTCATTATCGTTGATCAGGATCTATGCACAGGTTGCGGTATTTGCACAAAAGTATGTACTACGCGTATTATCGAATTAGCTGAAAAGTCAAATCTTCCACAGGTGAAGGAAGCAAACATTCTGCGCTGCATCAAATGCGGACACTGTGAGGTTTTCTGTCCGTCTGAGGCGTTGATTCTGAATCTTCGTCCTGATGAGAAAGTAACTCTGCCCGCCGGTGTTGGTGATATCTCTACTGAAGATATAGGTTTTTATCTTAAGAAACGCAGGTCAATAAGGCATTTTACAAAAGAGCCTGTTCCACGGGAGAAAATACTTGAAATCCTTGATATTGCCCGCTACGCTGCATCAGGAACAAATGGTCAACCTGTTCAGTGGCTGGTTGTTCATGATCCTGAAAGAGTCAGGAAGATTGCCGGACTCACAATCGAATGGATGAAGAGCCTTGTGAACACCTCACATCCAATGAGTGGCTACGTACCTGCATTCATTTCAGCATGGGAACATGGGCATGATGTCATCTGCCGGGATGCTCCGCATCTGCTTTTTGCACATATTCCCGAAGAAAATCCAATTGCAGCTACCGATGCTATAATTGCTCTCACCCATTTCGATATCGCAGCACCTGCATTTGGAGTAGGTACCTGCTGGGCCGGTTTTGTTGCTGCCGCTGCAACCTATTATGAACCTCTCCAGAAAGAACTTGGCCTGCCGTCAGGAAGGAAAAGTGCTTATGCAATCTTATTCGGGCATCCTATGTATAAGGTACATGGCATTCCCCGCAGGAAGCCACTTGAGGTCATGTGGCAGTAA
- a CDS encoding transglutaminase domain-containing protein, protein MKRSILFIFLIAILMFSVYAVSDGDDGTVTSFSSVTPEENVSDNMRAEDTINAVPSNALSENSLMDPAPCIQQEMADKKELKDFLPANPPETTGVLRIQEYVTPYADAVQDYLKDEDLDDADEIYETAVSWIWVSDTTLNYQPDGWLTPTEFLQDTPDFDSNPVPGEIVSDCTEQANTLASLLIGSGEYDEETLRVVMGQVTSSNINGGHAWVEVYEDGEWFPVDATVGPYYDEDLEEVVYPDNYKDIDFDYFRDEKYSVVELWYYYNNEYIIDVSSGTGDAPDYWYSIPSSYY, encoded by the coding sequence ATGAAAAGATCGATACTTTTTATTTTCCTGATAGCAATACTGATGTTCTCGGTTTATGCTGTATCTGATGGGGATGATGGTACAGTTACATCTTTTTCTTCTGTTACTCCTGAAGAAAATGTTTCAGACAATATGAGGGCAGAAGATACAATAAATGCTGTTCCTTCAAACGCTCTTTCTGAAAATAGTCTTATGGATCCGGCTCCATGCATACAGCAGGAAATGGCTGACAAAAAAGAACTCAAAGATTTTCTTCCGGCTAACCCTCCTGAAACGACAGGTGTTTTACGGATTCAGGAATATGTAACACCATACGCTGATGCTGTGCAGGACTATCTTAAGGATGAAGATCTTGATGATGCAGATGAGATATATGAGACTGCAGTTTCATGGATATGGGTGTCTGATACTACCCTGAACTACCAGCCGGATGGATGGCTCACTCCTACAGAGTTTCTGCAAGATACTCCGGACTTCGATTCAAACCCTGTGCCAGGTGAGATCGTAAGTGATTGTACCGAACAGGCTAATACTCTTGCATCGTTACTGATAGGCTCCGGTGAATATGATGAAGAGACCTTAAGGGTTGTTATGGGTCAGGTAACCAGCAGTAACATTAATGGTGGACATGCATGGGTCGAGGTCTACGAAGATGGGGAATGGTTCCCTGTGGATGCCACAGTAGGTCCGTATTATGACGAGGACCTTGAGGAAGTGGTCTATCCCGACAATTACAAAGATATTGATTTCGATTACTTCCGGGATGAAAAATACTCTGTGGTAGAGCTCTGGTATTATTATAACAATGAATACATCATTGATGTCAGTTCAGGTACAGGAGATGCACCTGATTATTGGTATTCTATTCCTTCCAGTTATTATTGA
- a CDS encoding PEF-CTERM sorting domain-containing protein, protein MKIKKLTVKSAVTTILVIAVCIGLLSQSASALTSSQNVVAIGGYSTPNGGTLPTVVAGMTFDTMLPADVNDANLAPYDTVVMLVGNNALPSTGTLTAAQKTAIINFVANGNKLIIYDSEETTQDYSWLPYPFTTNNPGATGRVGVALTIVEENSLSSTDTSSPYYIDTAAMLTYPVDAVGDMNVMTTHDSHWCLDMTGTNTNNVFGPVHTYAKYPTGTDTGLFIYNGFDIDYIGLSYPGSAALREIWYQELQQSFNPSNLPCGYVVTGIGLTPCCAQNVVNTDHTVTATVTSQAVPVENVTVYFEVISGPNAGDTGTDVTDSNGEATFTYTGDGGIGMDEITAYFYDDQGVKVEIEDPVNKTWVLDGDIPEFPTIAVPVLAIVGLALFFNRRK, encoded by the coding sequence ATGAAAATCAAGAAATTAACAGTAAAATCAGCTGTTACTACCATTCTAGTAATAGCTGTGTGTATAGGTCTGCTAAGTCAATCAGCATCGGCTCTGACCAGCAGTCAGAATGTAGTTGCAATAGGTGGATATAGCACACCTAATGGTGGTACTCTTCCTACAGTAGTCGCTGGTATGACCTTTGATACAATGCTCCCGGCAGATGTTAATGATGCAAACCTTGCTCCCTATGACACTGTAGTGATGCTGGTTGGAAATAACGCTTTGCCCAGTACAGGTACACTCACTGCTGCGCAGAAGACAGCCATTATAAACTTTGTAGCAAACGGTAACAAACTTATTATCTATGACAGTGAAGAAACAACGCAGGACTACAGCTGGCTGCCATATCCATTCACTACCAATAATCCTGGCGCAACAGGTAGGGTTGGTGTAGCCCTCACCATAGTAGAAGAGAACTCGCTGTCTTCAACAGATACAAGCAGTCCTTATTACATTGACACTGCAGCTATGTTGACGTATCCTGTTGATGCAGTAGGTGATATGAATGTCATGACAACCCATGATTCTCACTGGTGTCTGGATATGACTGGTACAAACACTAATAATGTATTCGGTCCCGTGCACACATATGCAAAATATCCTACTGGCACAGATACAGGCCTGTTCATCTATAATGGATTTGATATCGATTACATAGGCCTTTCTTATCCTGGTAGCGCTGCTCTGAGGGAGATATGGTATCAGGAGCTCCAGCAGTCTTTCAATCCTTCCAACCTGCCATGTGGATACGTTGTTACAGGCATCGGCCTGACACCATGCTGTGCCCAGAATGTAGTCAATACTGATCACACCGTTACTGCAACGGTCACTAGTCAGGCTGTGCCAGTTGAAAATGTCACGGTCTACTTTGAGGTAATAAGCGGACCAAATGCTGGAGACACTGGTACGGATGTAACAGATTCAAACGGAGAAGCAACTTTCACATACACAGGTGATGGTGGAATTGGAATGGATGAGATAACAGCTTACTTCTATGATGACCAGGGAGTTAAGGTAGAAATAGAAGATCCTGTTAATAAGACGTGGGTGCTAGATGGTGATATTCCAGAATTCCCAACAATTGCTGTTCCTGTACTTGCAATAGTTGGTCTGGCACTGTTCTTCAACAGACGTAAGTAA
- a CDS encoding class I SAM-dependent methyltransferase — protein MSKHENPWIDVEGKGLPATIKLDPVIFKYISANAHILDVACATGKVSIELASHGFPVTSIDINHDALEMTAKAAIEYEIQMVPAFARATAIALPFADESFDVVIMQAFLTVVVSKEDRSRIVREACRVLKPGTYLYIADFGQTWHSDIYRERYLRDLPVTKEEGSFLAYDEQTGEIAYTAHHFTEKELVFLLVENGFEVEFFKRDTFVTRTGNQVNGFVIVGKKV, from the coding sequence ATGAGTAAACATGAAAACCCGTGGATTGATGTTGAGGGAAAAGGACTCCCTGCAACAATAAAACTTGATCCTGTCATCTTCAAGTATATATCTGCTAATGCCCATATTCTTGATGTTGCATGTGCCACTGGAAAAGTGAGCATAGAACTAGCTTCACATGGATTTCCAGTAACAAGCATCGACATCAACCACGATGCTCTGGAGATGACCGCAAAAGCAGCCATAGAATATGAAATCCAGATGGTTCCTGCATTTGCAAGAGCCACAGCCATTGCTCTTCCGTTTGCAGATGAGAGTTTTGATGTTGTTATTATGCAGGCTTTCCTCACGGTTGTTGTCTCAAAGGAAGACCGCTCCAGAATTGTACGTGAAGCCTGCCGTGTTCTTAAGCCAGGTACCTACCTCTATATTGCAGATTTTGGACAGACCTGGCATTCTGATATCTATCGTGAACGTTACCTAAGGGATTTGCCTGTGACAAAGGAAGAGGGTTCATTCTTAGCCTATGATGAACAGACTGGTGAGATTGCTTATACTGCTCATCACTTTACTGAAAAGGAATTGGTGTTTTTGTTAGTTGAGAATGGGTTTGAGGTGGAGTTTTTCAAGAGGGATACTTTTGTGACAAGGACAGGGAATCAGGTTAATGGATTTGTGATTGTGGGGAAGAAAGTCTGA
- the gatC gene encoding Asp-tRNA(Asn)/Glu-tRNA(Gln) amidotransferase subunit GatC, which yields MITKEEVEHVGWLARIEIDAKESDAYAEKLNSVLDYFGQLDEVDTEGVKPTYHVADIVNVFRKDEVTESMSQEEVLANTEHKQEGNFKAPKIM from the coding sequence ATGATCACTAAAGAAGAGGTAGAACACGTAGGCTGGCTCGCACGTATCGAGATCGATGCAAAAGAATCTGATGCGTATGCAGAGAAGCTCAACTCCGTACTGGACTATTTCGGGCAGCTCGATGAGGTTGACACCGAAGGCGTAAAGCCAACATACCACGTAGCGGACATTGTAAACGTGTTCAGGAAAGACGAAGTCACAGAATCGATGTCACAGGAAGAAGTGCTTGCAAACACCGAACACAAGCAGGAAGGAAACTTCAAAGCTCCTAAGATCATGTGA
- the gatA gene encoding Asp-tRNA(Asn)/Glu-tRNA(Gln) amidotransferase subunit GatA, translated as MAAWTNISGIRQKIADSSAEEVTASYIETIGKSKINGFTTLSDEAINTAREIDANGHEGPLAGVPIAIKENISTKGLSTTCSSKILQGYVPPYDAHVIEKLKEAGAVILGKTNMDEFAMGTSTESSYYGPTFNPWDMNRVPGGSSGGSAAVVAAGEAPVSLGSDTGGSVRCPAAYCGVVGIKPTYGCISRYGLISYANSLEQIGPLATNVADIATIMDVVAGYDNRDSTSINRENTYSDALKDDVKGMKIGVPDEYFGEGIDENVEKAVWDSITKFEDMGATYEKVSMPHTKYALASYYVIAMSEASSNLARFDGTRYGLRVDGDNWHVMASKTRAEGFGPEVKRRILLGTYALSAGYHDKYYLKALQVRTLVKQDFDKALANVDVLMAPTMPAPAFKIGEKIDDPLSLYLADVNTVPINLAGVPSISVPCGLSDGMPVGLQIIGKHFDENTIIRAAYSFEQNTDHHTRRPPEVA; from the coding sequence ATGGCAGCATGGACAAACATTTCAGGCATCAGACAGAAGATTGCAGACTCTTCAGCTGAAGAGGTCACTGCCTCTTACATAGAGACTATTGGCAAGAGCAAGATCAACGGATTCACCACTCTCTCAGACGAGGCGATCAACACAGCCCGTGAGATAGACGCAAACGGTCACGAAGGACCTCTTGCAGGTGTACCGATCGCGATCAAGGAGAACATTTCCACAAAGGGACTCTCCACAACCTGCTCATCAAAGATACTTCAGGGATATGTGCCACCATACGATGCACATGTCATTGAGAAGCTGAAGGAAGCAGGAGCAGTAATTCTTGGAAAGACCAACATGGACGAATTTGCCATGGGAACTTCCACCGAATCAAGCTACTATGGACCAACATTTAACCCATGGGATATGAACAGGGTCCCAGGAGGTTCTTCCGGTGGCAGTGCAGCAGTCGTTGCAGCAGGTGAAGCACCTGTATCACTTGGTTCTGACACCGGAGGTTCAGTCAGGTGTCCGGCAGCATACTGTGGTGTGGTTGGAATAAAACCAACCTATGGATGCATCTCAAGATACGGACTTATCTCCTACGCGAACTCACTGGAACAGATCGGTCCACTTGCAACAAACGTTGCAGACATTGCAACCATTATGGATGTAGTAGCAGGATATGACAACAGGGACAGCACATCCATTAACAGGGAAAACACTTACAGCGATGCCCTGAAGGACGATGTCAAAGGCATGAAGATCGGTGTTCCTGACGAGTACTTCGGAGAGGGTATCGATGAGAATGTCGAAAAGGCAGTGTGGGACTCAATTACAAAGTTCGAGGACATGGGAGCCACCTACGAGAAGGTATCCATGCCACACACAAAATACGCCCTTGCATCATATTATGTTATAGCCATGAGCGAGGCTTCATCGAACCTTGCACGTTTTGACGGAACAAGATACGGATTACGTGTAGATGGGGATAACTGGCACGTCATGGCATCAAAGACCCGTGCAGAAGGCTTTGGTCCGGAAGTAAAACGCAGGATACTTCTCGGAACCTACGCACTTTCAGCAGGTTACCATGACAAGTATTACCTTAAGGCACTACAGGTAAGAACCCTTGTAAAGCAGGACTTTGACAAGGCTCTTGCAAATGTTGATGTGCTCATGGCACCAACCATGCCTGCACCAGCATTCAAGATCGGAGAGAAGATTGATGATCCACTTTCACTTTACCTTGCTGATGTCAACACAGTACCAATCAACCTTGCAGGTGTGCCATCCATCTCAGTCCCATGTGGATTATCAGATGGAATGCCAGTAGGACTTCAGATAATTGGTAAGCACTTCGATGAGAACACCATCATCAGGGCTGCATACAGTTTTGAACAGAATACCGATCATCACACCAGAAGACCTCCGGAGGTGGCATAA